The Streptomyces sp. NBC_01244 genome contains a region encoding:
- a CDS encoding chaplin, which translates to MKKRLVRGTTLAVASTALLMGGAGLASAHGGDGATANGFTGESPGVLSGNLLQVPVHVPVNVCGNTVNVIALLNPSFGNTCVNA; encoded by the coding sequence ATGAAGAAGAGGCTGGTGCGCGGCACCACCCTGGCGGTCGCGAGCACCGCGCTGCTGATGGGCGGCGCGGGCCTCGCCTCCGCGCACGGCGGCGACGGCGCGACGGCGAACGGCTTCACCGGCGAGTCCCCCGGCGTCCTGAGCGGGAACCTGCTCCAGGTCCCGGTCCACGTCCCGGTGAACGTCTGCGGCAACACCGTGAACGTGATCGCCCTGCTGAACCCCTCGTTCGGCAACACCTGCGTCAACGCCTGA
- a CDS encoding rodlin, with the protein MIKKFAAGAAVAASFVGLGAAMAPQAMAIGNDNGINTVNGNGASQIYGNQATYGNMSPQMALIQGSFNKPCIALPAKANVQSVLALVNVGVQDIPVLSSPQNQQCTENSTQAKGDEALSHILNNIPVLSGNASAGS; encoded by the coding sequence ATGATCAAGAAGTTTGCGGCCGGCGCAGCGGTTGCCGCCTCGTTCGTCGGTCTGGGTGCCGCCATGGCCCCGCAGGCCATGGCCATCGGCAACGACAACGGCATCAACACCGTCAACGGCAACGGCGCCTCGCAGATCTACGGCAACCAGGCCACCTACGGCAACATGAGCCCGCAGATGGCGCTCATCCAGGGCTCGTTCAACAAGCCCTGCATCGCCCTGCCCGCCAAGGCCAACGTCCAGTCCGTCCTGGCTCTGGTCAACGTCGGCGTCCAGGACATCCCGGTCCTGTCCAGCCCGCAGAACCAGCAGTGCACCGAGAACTCCACCCAGGCCAAGGGCGACGAGGCTCTCTCGCACATCCTCAACAACATCCCGGTCCTGTCCGGCAACGCCTCCGCCGGCAGCTGA
- a CDS encoding chaplin: MTYKKAVVLAAGILMAAGAASPAMADAAADGKAVGSPGVLSGNVLQVPVHIPVNVCGNTVNVIALLNPAFGNTCVNA; the protein is encoded by the coding sequence ATGACGTACAAGAAGGCAGTGGTGCTGGCCGCCGGCATTCTCATGGCCGCCGGTGCCGCCTCCCCCGCCATGGCCGACGCGGCGGCGGACGGCAAGGCCGTCGGCTCCCCGGGCGTCCTGTCCGGCAACGTGCTCCAGGTCCCGGTGCACATCCCGGTCAACGTCTGCGGCAACACCGTCAACGTGATCGCCCTGCTGAACCCCGCGTTCGGCAACACCTGCGTCAACGCCTGA
- a CDS encoding chaplin — translation MRQVLSRQVLGKGVLTAAAASSLLSIATGAAYAQPGAMAEASHSPGVLAGNSVSVPVTFSPNVCGNTVDAGAGLNPAMGNNCATTTGSDAGHDYERYLSPQQAEQVRRYVNQHDEHDRREEHEDRHEQGGYGDRGPERQGGYGDRGPEQQGGHEDHGPGQQGGYGDSDEEECDDHPAPERPEPRPQHPPQPHAEQPPAPHHAPPAPKPLPAPEAEHPAPAPAPAPAPVEEAPAPQPEPVPVPAPVEEAPQPLPAPAPAPAPVVEEAPHTLPAPAPVAEEAPAPMPPHGSQVVEHPAPVVPPADQPPAAPAGDLPVELPPAPLPAPAPVPAPAPAPEAVPVAEAPARQELAATGAGQPVGAAALASALILGGAILYRRSRNAA, via the coding sequence ATGCGACAGGTACTGAGCCGACAGGTACTGGGCAAGGGGGTGCTCACCGCGGCCGCCGCGTCCAGTCTGCTGTCGATCGCGACCGGCGCGGCCTACGCGCAACCCGGGGCGATGGCCGAGGCCTCCCATTCACCGGGCGTGCTGGCCGGCAACAGCGTCTCGGTACCGGTCACCTTCTCGCCGAACGTGTGCGGCAACACCGTGGACGCCGGGGCGGGCCTCAACCCCGCCATGGGCAACAACTGCGCCACCACGACGGGCTCCGACGCCGGGCACGACTACGAGCGCTACCTCAGCCCGCAGCAGGCGGAGCAGGTACGGCGCTACGTCAACCAGCACGACGAGCACGACCGGCGCGAGGAGCACGAGGACCGCCACGAGCAGGGCGGCTACGGCGACCGCGGACCCGAGCGTCAGGGCGGCTACGGCGACCGCGGCCCGGAGCAGCAGGGCGGCCACGAGGACCACGGGCCCGGGCAGCAGGGCGGCTACGGGGACTCCGACGAGGAGGAGTGCGACGACCACCCCGCCCCGGAACGGCCCGAGCCGCGGCCGCAGCACCCGCCGCAGCCGCACGCCGAGCAGCCCCCGGCCCCGCACCACGCGCCCCCGGCGCCGAAGCCGCTGCCCGCGCCCGAGGCGGAGCACCCGGCGCCCGCTCCGGCGCCCGCGCCCGCTCCCGTAGAGGAGGCGCCCGCGCCGCAGCCCGAGCCCGTGCCGGTGCCGGCACCGGTCGAGGAGGCCCCGCAGCCGCTTCCGGCTCCGGCCCCCGCGCCGGCTCCCGTAGTGGAGGAGGCTCCGCACACGCTGCCCGCCCCGGCCCCCGTCGCGGAGGAGGCTCCCGCGCCGATGCCCCCGCACGGCAGCCAGGTCGTGGAGCACCCCGCGCCCGTAGTGCCCCCGGCCGACCAGCCGCCGGCGGCGCCCGCCGGGGACCTGCCCGTCGAGCTTCCCCCGGCACCGCTGCCGGCCCCGGCCCCGGTCCCCGCGCCGGCACCCGCACCCGAGGCGGTCCCCGTCGCGGAGGCCCCCGCACGGCAGGAACTGGCGGCGACCGGCGCCGGACAGCCCGTCGGCGCCGCGGCCCTGGCCTCGGCCCTCATCCTGGGCGGCGCCATTCTGTACCGCAGGTCCCGTAACGCCGCCTGA
- a CDS encoding chaplin — protein MNTAKKAALVLATAGLAAAGAAGSAMADSKAEGAAVGSPGVLSGNLAQVPVHIPINVCGNSVNVIGALNPAFGNVCVND, from the coding sequence ATGAACACTGCCAAGAAGGCCGCCCTGGTCCTGGCCACCGCTGGTCTCGCTGCGGCCGGTGCCGCCGGCTCCGCAATGGCCGACTCCAAGGCCGAGGGTGCGGCCGTGGGTTCCCCCGGTGTCCTCTCGGGGAACCTGGCGCAGGTCCCGGTCCACATTCCGATCAACGTCTGCGGCAACTCCGTGAACGTGATCGGCGCGCTGAACCCGGCGTTCGGCAACGTCTGCGTCAACGACTGA
- a CDS encoding rodlin produces the protein MFKKIMTAAAVTAAAVGAGAAAAAPAMAIGNDNGINTVNGNGAVQAYGNQKTHGDMSPQLGVVQGTLNKPCIGLPAKVNAQSLIALVNVGVQDINVLSNPQNQQCTENSTQAKGDEPLSHILSNIPVLSGNVSANS, from the coding sequence ATGTTCAAGAAGATCATGACTGCCGCCGCGGTCACCGCCGCCGCCGTCGGCGCGGGCGCTGCTGCTGCCGCCCCCGCCATGGCCATCGGCAACGACAACGGGATCAACACCGTCAACGGGAACGGTGCCGTCCAGGCGTACGGCAACCAGAAGACGCACGGTGACATGAGCCCGCAGCTCGGCGTCGTCCAGGGCACCCTGAACAAGCCCTGCATCGGTCTGCCGGCCAAGGTCAACGCCCAGTCGCTGATCGCCCTGGTCAACGTCGGTGTCCAGGACATCAACGTCCTGTCCAACCCGCAGAACCAGCAGTGCACCGAGAACTCCACCCAGGCCAAGGGCGACGAGCCGCTCTCGCACATCCTCAGCAACATCCCGGTCCTCTCGGGCAACGTCTCCGCCAACAGCTGA
- a CDS encoding vitamin K epoxide reductase family protein produces the protein MATNTVGVPRQQGRPHNRKDAEPIAAPRGLAWLLLLTGAAGVLAAWVITLDKFLLLENPDFKPACSLNPVVSCGSVMKSEQAAAFGFPNPMLGLVAYGAVVCVGAGLLAGARHRGWFWLGLGAGMLFGVGFCSWLMVQSLYEINALCLWCCLTWLATLLMFWAVTAHTVRTGILPAPAPVRNFFADFGWAPPVLHTGVIGMLILTRWWDFWTG, from the coding sequence ATGGCAACAAATACCGTGGGCGTCCCCCGCCAGCAGGGCAGGCCCCACAACCGCAAGGACGCAGAACCGATCGCAGCACCCCGCGGGCTGGCCTGGCTGCTGCTGCTCACCGGAGCCGCCGGAGTGCTGGCCGCCTGGGTCATCACCCTGGACAAGTTCCTGCTGCTGGAGAACCCGGACTTCAAGCCGGCTTGCAGTCTCAATCCGGTGGTCTCCTGCGGCAGCGTGATGAAGAGCGAGCAGGCGGCGGCCTTCGGCTTCCCGAACCCGATGCTCGGGCTGGTCGCCTACGGGGCGGTCGTGTGCGTCGGCGCCGGCCTGCTGGCCGGGGCCCGCCACCGCGGCTGGTTCTGGCTCGGTCTGGGCGCCGGCATGCTCTTCGGCGTCGGATTCTGCTCCTGGCTCATGGTCCAGTCGCTCTACGAGATCAACGCGCTCTGCCTGTGGTGCTGCCTGACCTGGCTGGCCACCCTGCTGATGTTCTGGGCGGTCACCGCCCACACCGTCCGTACGGGGATCCTCCCCGCGCCCGCACCGGTACGGAACTTCTTCGCAGACTTCGGCTGGGCCCCGCCCGTCCTGCACACCGGCGTGATCGGGATGCTGATCCTGACCCGGTGGTGGGACTTCTGGACCGGCTGA
- a CDS encoding DUF6227 family protein has protein sequence MSDPHETTEAHLDRLLGRALNSFDLPDALVERLGTALAHRSSLHTTRRSAAAGPWREIHRHAYLLSDGDSVVLWELAHRQDADLSIRYEVFASKAETCLAAARLFGEVPSQVARELVEVTVEEEPDSDIAVLSALFTHPTPAQRHREYGVEESADHARRVLRRAENPDRPGEQVALLLRSAYAHQITQVFGTRQCLADGRDAGFSLYEHSFVLLDGSEFSLWEVEHTVTPDGRHMCEVYETETAARGAMELRARVR, from the coding sequence TTGAGCGATCCACACGAGACAACCGAGGCGCACCTCGATCGACTCCTGGGCCGCGCCCTCAACTCCTTCGACCTGCCGGACGCGTTGGTCGAGCGACTGGGCACGGCGCTCGCCCACAGGTCCTCCCTCCACACCACCCGCCGCAGTGCGGCGGCGGGACCGTGGCGGGAGATACACCGGCACGCCTACCTGCTCTCGGACGGCGATTCCGTGGTCCTGTGGGAGCTGGCGCACCGTCAGGACGCCGACCTCTCGATACGGTACGAGGTCTTCGCGAGCAAGGCGGAGACCTGCCTCGCGGCGGCCCGGCTCTTCGGCGAGGTCCCCTCGCAGGTGGCGCGGGAGCTCGTGGAGGTGACGGTGGAGGAGGAGCCGGACAGCGACATCGCCGTGCTGAGCGCGCTGTTCACCCATCCGACCCCGGCCCAGCGGCACCGCGAGTACGGGGTGGAGGAATCCGCGGACCACGCCCGCCGGGTGTTGCGCCGCGCGGAGAACCCGGACCGGCCCGGCGAGCAGGTGGCCCTGCTGCTGCGGTCGGCCTACGCGCACCAGATCACGCAGGTGTTCGGCACCCGGCAGTGCCTGGCGGACGGGCGGGACGCGGGCTTCAGCCTGTACGAGCACTCCTTCGTCCTGCTGGACGGGAGCGAGTTCAGCCTGTGGGAGGTCGAGCACACGGTGACGCCGGACGGGCGCCACATGTGCGAGGTCTACGAGACCGAAACGGCCGCGCGCGGAGCCATGGAGCTCCGCGCGCGGGTGAGGTGA
- a CDS encoding recombinase family protein, with amino-acid sequence MKASSKWLIHPDLHQALAEGRTFEEWLNGRKPSCSYARITNDKRDAAGVARQHRNNDEFAAQHGCAIVYRYTDNHITAADPDIERPAFLRLVRDLRARRVEEGYPIQGLFVVEEERVVRLPEDYLKLHRALTVDKHGLYAIADTKTVLDVHSDAEMLRGLLTSAMGEREVVRVKRRVKRNVRDLALEGNPVGPRRFGWLGADVRTGRKVNEKLDPKESKVLRGAIELVLAGKYWATAVTFLDDSGYVTLRGNRWATTPVQYMLTNPALCGYRMIHGKLVTDPKTGEAVVGKWETVCTPEEWLLLVKRCPVWFNPHGETASSRFRDKVLREGKKNFREIAEDTRRFFLTNIARCGYVDDAGDMCLAKMKGNGPSGSNKQDRYRCGDPRCNKVSRRADYTDKAVEALVVKVLKAQFAAMRPDEKKWYGEETLAALLAKRAEIKESYKSGVFDLAEYLDFKDDNDRQITESQEDRNDFYAEQAARNFLAGFSEEKWAGFDMRQKRRAATTVLQTVIIHPIPKGRPRSGAFDPDLLEPVFRASH; translated from the coding sequence GTGAAAGCGTCATCCAAGTGGCTCATACATCCCGACCTACATCAGGCCCTTGCCGAGGGCAGAACCTTCGAGGAGTGGCTGAACGGCCGGAAGCCCAGCTGCTCGTACGCCCGAATCACCAACGACAAGCGGGACGCCGCAGGTGTCGCCCGGCAGCACCGCAACAACGACGAGTTCGCCGCACAGCATGGGTGCGCCATCGTCTACCGGTACACCGACAACCACATCACCGCAGCCGACCCGGACATCGAGCGGCCGGCCTTCCTCCGCCTGGTTCGGGACCTCAGGGCCCGTCGCGTCGAGGAGGGGTACCCGATCCAGGGCCTGTTCGTCGTGGAGGAAGAGCGCGTGGTGCGTCTCCCCGAGGACTACCTGAAGTTGCACAGGGCCCTCACCGTGGACAAGCACGGGCTGTACGCCATCGCCGATACGAAGACCGTGCTGGACGTGCACAGCGACGCCGAGATGCTTCGTGGGCTCCTCACCTCAGCCATGGGTGAGCGCGAGGTGGTCCGGGTCAAGCGTCGTGTGAAGCGCAACGTCCGGGACCTTGCGCTGGAAGGCAATCCCGTAGGCCCGCGCCGCTTCGGATGGCTCGGAGCCGACGTCCGCACGGGACGCAAGGTCAACGAGAAGCTGGACCCGAAGGAATCGAAGGTTCTACGGGGCGCCATCGAGCTGGTACTCGCCGGGAAGTACTGGGCTACCGCCGTCACGTTCCTGGACGACAGCGGCTACGTAACCCTGCGGGGCAACAGATGGGCGACCACACCGGTTCAGTACATGCTCACGAATCCTGCCCTGTGCGGCTACCGGATGATTCACGGCAAGCTGGTGACCGACCCCAAGACCGGTGAAGCCGTCGTCGGCAAGTGGGAGACCGTGTGCACGCCCGAGGAGTGGTTGTTGCTCGTCAAGAGGTGTCCCGTGTGGTTCAACCCGCACGGCGAAACCGCGTCGAGCCGCTTCCGGGACAAGGTTCTGCGAGAGGGCAAGAAGAACTTTCGGGAGATCGCCGAGGATACGCGCCGGTTCTTCCTGACCAACATCGCGCGGTGCGGGTACGTGGACGACGCCGGGGACATGTGCCTGGCCAAGATGAAGGGCAACGGTCCGAGCGGATCGAACAAGCAGGACCGGTACCGGTGCGGCGACCCGCGATGCAACAAGGTCAGCCGCCGTGCCGACTACACGGACAAGGCCGTCGAGGCCCTCGTCGTGAAGGTACTCAAGGCCCAATTTGCTGCCATGCGGCCCGATGAGAAGAAGTGGTACGGCGAAGAGACCCTGGCTGCGCTCCTGGCCAAACGGGCGGAGATCAAGGAGAGCTACAAGTCAGGCGTGTTCGATCTCGCCGAGTACCTGGACTTCAAGGACGACAACGACCGGCAGATCACGGAGTCGCAGGAGGACCGCAACGACTTCTACGCCGAGCAGGCCGCACGCAACTTCCTCGCGGGGTTCAGTGAGGAGAAGTGGGCGGGGTTCGACATGCGACAGAAGCGAAGGGCCGCCACGACCGTCCTGCAAACCGTGATCATCCATCCGATCCCCAAGGGCCGGCCACGGAGCGGCGCGTTCGATCCCGACCTCTTGGAGCCGGTGTTCCGGGCCTCTCACTGA
- a CDS encoding replication initiator, protein MTRDLVLRHVISPAVRDLIELANLQDFDRVREQINRLGGCSAPVNLVGWTETRDAANDNAVVRSYATADEPTGRLLTACGNRRSSRCPACSRVYAADTYHLVRAGLSGGKNVAESVRTHPRLFVTLTAPSFGPVHNRPTSGGKLRPCRCGDHHAEDAPVLGTPLDPRTYDYAGAVLWNAHAGALWSRFTTYLRRELASYLGITQKALNGLVRVSFAKVAEYQKRGLVHFHAVVRLDGPDGHTNTPPAFATVEALTHAVHEAAGRVALNLTSDAVGDREIRWGDMIDVREITALGDGELTDQRVASYVAKYATKSAEGSGTVDRSLVCAPCAGRGTVGDRVRDLCPHCDGTGRAEPFADLRVQTHVRTMIRTAWTLGGMPEFAHLKLCKWAHMLGFRGHFSTKSRAYSTTLGALRDVRRGWRIAQAEAARERAGDQAPVAESVLVTESSWAFLTTGYRPGEELLANQTRHEINRAREDKERDKTEGEVWT, encoded by the coding sequence ATGACCCGCGACCTCGTCTTGCGGCACGTGATCAGCCCCGCCGTACGCGACCTGATCGAACTGGCCAACCTCCAAGACTTCGACCGCGTCCGCGAACAGATCAACCGCCTCGGCGGCTGCTCCGCGCCGGTCAACCTCGTCGGCTGGACCGAGACCCGCGACGCCGCGAACGACAACGCGGTCGTCCGGTCTTACGCGACCGCCGACGAACCCACCGGACGGCTCCTGACGGCCTGCGGCAACCGGCGCTCATCACGTTGCCCGGCCTGCTCCCGCGTCTACGCCGCCGACACGTACCACCTCGTCCGCGCCGGACTCTCCGGCGGCAAGAACGTCGCTGAGTCCGTCCGTACGCACCCCCGGCTCTTCGTCACGCTCACCGCCCCCTCCTTTGGCCCGGTCCACAACCGGCCCACCAGCGGCGGCAAGCTCCGCCCCTGCCGCTGCGGTGACCACCACGCCGAAGACGCTCCTGTCCTCGGCACACCGCTGGACCCCCGCACGTACGATTACGCGGGCGCGGTCCTCTGGAACGCTCATGCAGGGGCCCTGTGGTCCCGGTTCACGACCTACCTGCGCCGCGAGCTCGCCTCGTACCTGGGCATTACGCAGAAGGCCCTGAACGGCCTTGTGCGGGTTTCCTTCGCCAAGGTCGCCGAGTACCAGAAGCGCGGCCTGGTCCACTTCCACGCAGTCGTCCGTCTCGACGGCCCCGACGGCCACACCAACACCCCGCCGGCCTTTGCCACCGTCGAAGCGCTGACCCACGCCGTCCACGAGGCCGCCGGACGCGTCGCCCTCAACCTGACCTCTGACGCGGTGGGTGATCGCGAAATCCGGTGGGGAGACATGATCGACGTACGCGAGATCACGGCGCTCGGGGACGGCGAACTCACAGACCAGCGCGTGGCCTCCTACGTAGCCAAGTACGCCACAAAGAGCGCGGAAGGCTCCGGCACCGTGGACCGCTCCCTTGTCTGCGCACCCTGCGCCGGTCGCGGCACGGTCGGCGACCGAGTGCGGGACCTGTGCCCTCACTGTGACGGCACGGGCCGCGCCGAACCCTTCGCGGACCTCCGCGTCCAGACCCACGTTCGGACGATGATCCGAACCGCCTGGACCCTCGGGGGCATGCCCGAGTTCGCGCACCTCAAGCTCTGCAAGTGGGCCCACATGCTCGGCTTCCGAGGCCACTTCTCCACCAAGTCCCGCGCCTACTCCACCACCCTCGGCGCCCTGCGCGACGTACGACGAGGGTGGCGCATCGCCCAAGCCGAAGCAGCCCGTGAACGCGCAGGAGACCAGGCCCCCGTCGCCGAATCGGTTCTCGTCACCGAATCCTCCTGGGCCTTCCTCACCACTGGCTACCGCCCCGGCGAAGAGCTCCTCGCCAACCAGACACGCCACGAAATCAACCGCGCTCGCGAGGACAAGGAACGCGACAAGACCGAAGGGGAGGTATGGACGTGA
- a CDS encoding DUF2637 domain-containing protein translates to MAEDRMTQRTVTVVMAIIALLAFVFSFGNVWSLALRLGVPGPVAPLIAPMVDLSVVGLLVALRYLSLRGVPAGDLTGATRLMHASGFFTLALNIAEPIIAGHYGRACVDAVAPLLLLGWGAVGPTLLRRFHAVATQAPAPVPVIAPEPITEPDPAVSEPVPVADLVPVLFTPAPAPAPVSVPAPKVPSALLDAAREIADSHTAIHGEPISAAQLKARLGVGLPLATAAHAELTA, encoded by the coding sequence ATGGCAGAAGACCGGATGACACAGCGCACCGTGACCGTGGTCATGGCGATCATCGCCCTACTGGCCTTCGTGTTCTCCTTCGGCAACGTCTGGTCCCTCGCCCTGCGCCTGGGTGTCCCGGGCCCTGTTGCACCGTTGATCGCCCCGATGGTGGACCTGTCCGTCGTCGGGCTCCTGGTCGCGCTGCGGTACCTGTCCCTGCGCGGGGTACCGGCCGGTGACCTCACCGGGGCCACGCGCCTGATGCATGCCTCCGGCTTCTTCACACTGGCCCTCAACATCGCCGAACCGATCATCGCGGGGCACTACGGCCGCGCCTGTGTGGATGCGGTCGCACCCCTGCTCCTCCTCGGATGGGGCGCCGTCGGGCCCACCCTCCTGCGGCGCTTCCACGCCGTGGCCACCCAGGCCCCTGCACCGGTCCCCGTGATCGCCCCCGAGCCGATCACGGAACCCGACCCTGCCGTATCTGAACCGGTACCTGTCGCGGACCTGGTCCCGGTCCTCTTCACCCCGGCTCCGGCCCCGGCCCCGGTGAGCGTTCCGGCGCCGAAGGTGCCTTCGGCCCTCCTGGACGCCGCCCGCGAGATCGCCGACTCCCACACCGCGATCCACGGAGAGCCGATCAGCGCCGCACAGCTCAAAGCGCGACTCGGCGTCGGCCTTCCCCTGGCCACCGCTGCGCACGCCGAGCTGACGGCCTGA
- a CDS encoding cell division protein FtsK: MNELSDATRWLNVVMWGGIALIALWAVVWIVRYVGATPMGRVSIRQAVRIRRGWKRLAQMAGLSVTDRMPTLMDQLSDTDGKKQHKPRVLTPVLKVTPDEFGVMARANCLPKVSLAEFQKAAPYLADAWGMTRVSVLPGDKPGQVLIRGVRVDPLTTPTEHVPTGRPPKELARWELGVDEFGMPVSVSLKDVPGVTVGGLPGFGKTSMNNRLICDWAPSPAIQFVTLDGKVTHAREGDYAELFQRMFAFVGDDLEAANKLLKRLVLLRRARSACMTSVLGVKNMWHVGPSEMWPLIVINMDEAHTYFRDHKGSDPATKRLAALAAENARLAEDLVKKGRAFGILMFLTTQKTTGDAIPTFIRDVCPVGLSFAQKTAEAAVAALGEDIRQWPDANPINLQDPAYVGVVVMSAQGRPGFVRIRTPYVPDAYAGDIAAKTGHLVRDPFQLLEELTGRTVEDLAKHNPDEEDGPELLAA; the protein is encoded by the coding sequence ATGAACGAACTGAGCGACGCCACGCGGTGGCTGAACGTTGTCATGTGGGGCGGCATCGCCCTGATCGCCCTGTGGGCGGTGGTGTGGATCGTCCGCTACGTGGGGGCCACGCCGATGGGTCGGGTGAGTATCCGGCAGGCGGTGCGTATCCGCCGGGGCTGGAAGCGCCTGGCACAGATGGCGGGGCTGTCCGTCACGGACAGGATGCCCACCCTCATGGACCAACTGTCCGATACGGACGGCAAGAAGCAGCACAAGCCCCGGGTCCTGACTCCGGTACTGAAGGTCACGCCGGATGAGTTCGGTGTGATGGCGCGCGCGAACTGCCTGCCGAAGGTGAGCCTGGCCGAGTTCCAGAAGGCTGCCCCCTACCTCGCGGACGCCTGGGGAATGACCCGTGTCTCCGTCCTGCCCGGGGACAAGCCGGGACAGGTCCTGATCCGTGGCGTCCGCGTTGACCCGCTGACGACTCCGACTGAGCACGTGCCCACCGGCCGCCCGCCGAAGGAACTCGCGCGCTGGGAACTGGGCGTCGATGAGTTCGGCATGCCCGTGTCGGTGTCCCTCAAGGACGTGCCTGGGGTCACCGTCGGCGGTCTGCCCGGCTTCGGGAAGACCTCCATGAACAACCGGCTCATCTGCGACTGGGCACCCTCGCCGGCCATCCAGTTCGTCACCCTCGATGGCAAGGTCACCCATGCCCGGGAGGGCGACTACGCCGAACTCTTCCAGCGCATGTTCGCCTTCGTCGGTGACGACCTGGAGGCCGCGAACAAGCTCCTCAAGCGTCTCGTGCTCCTGCGCCGCGCCCGCTCCGCGTGCATGACCAGCGTCCTGGGCGTCAAGAACATGTGGCACGTCGGGCCCTCCGAAATGTGGCCGCTGATCGTCATCAACATGGACGAGGCCCACACCTACTTCCGCGACCACAAGGGCTCCGACCCCGCGACCAAGCGCCTGGCCGCACTCGCCGCCGAGAACGCCCGGCTGGCGGAAGACCTCGTCAAGAAGGGCCGCGCCTTCGGCATCCTGATGTTCCTGACCACTCAGAAGACCACCGGGGACGCGATCCCCACCTTCATCCGGGACGTGTGCCCGGTCGGTCTGTCCTTCGCCCAGAAGACGGCAGAAGCCGCGGTGGCCGCCCTCGGCGAGGACATCCGCCAGTGGCCCGACGCCAACCCCATTAACCTCCAGGACCCCGCGTACGTCGGCGTGGTGGTCATGTCCGCACAGGGCCGTCCCGGCTTCGTCCGCATCCGCACCCCCTACGTCCCCGACGCGTACGCCGGTGACATCGCAGCCAAGACCGGGCACCTGGTCCGCGACCCCTTCCAGCTCCTGGAAGAACTCACCGGGCGCACGGTCGAAGACCTCGCCAAGCACAACCCCGACGAGGAAGACGGCCCCGAACTCCTCGCTGCCTGA
- a CDS encoding GntR family transcriptional regulator — MTLDFEKDDRPPYIQAAELLRQDIRSGRLEPGDRLPSARTLQDRYGVASSTIQNALRLLKNEGLIYSVQGRGSFVRNSPTPAEAPASEFIREFFEPAPEEPASAEGAPSHDLTPSPLHSDEFNTLAQAIQELTGIVAAMTDQVSKLQQQIADQGKTSE, encoded by the coding sequence ATGACACTGGACTTCGAGAAGGACGACCGGCCGCCCTACATCCAGGCCGCAGAGCTGCTTCGGCAGGACATCCGCAGCGGCCGACTCGAGCCCGGCGACAGGCTTCCGTCCGCTCGTACGCTCCAGGACCGGTACGGCGTCGCCAGCTCGACCATTCAGAACGCGTTGCGGCTGCTCAAGAACGAGGGGCTCATCTACTCGGTGCAGGGCCGGGGCAGCTTCGTCCGCAACAGCCCCACCCCCGCCGAGGCGCCGGCGTCCGAGTTCATCCGGGAGTTCTTCGAGCCTGCCCCGGAGGAGCCAGCCAGCGCGGAGGGGGCCCCGAGTCACGATCTCACTCCGAGCCCCCTACACAGCGACGAGTTCAATACCCTGGCCCAGGCCATCCAGGAACTAACCGGCATCGTCGCCGCGATGACCGATCAGGTCAGCAAGCTTCAGCAGCAAATTGCAGACCAGGGGAAGACTTCCGAATAG